The sequence below is a genomic window from Prochlorococcus marinus XMU1412.
TCTTTAGACGTCCTTCAATAACAATATTTTGCCCCTCCTTTAGTTCATCTACCATTTCTTGGGCAATATTTCCCCATCCTATAATCTTGAGGCCTGACCCGGGCCCGCCATGTTGTCGCAGATCGCGGATATGACGCCCGCGCCCTGGTCGAAGGCATCGAGGCCATCGGTGCGACAGCCCACATCCCGACCCAGAGGCGGCGAAAGGTTCAGCGCTCCGTGTCCAAACCGATCTACCGACAGCGCAATCTGGTCGAACGCTTCTTCTGCAAACTCAAACACTTCCGCCGGTGCGCTACGCGCTTCGACAAACTGGCTAGAAACTTCCTCGCTGCCGTGGCCCTCGCATCAACACGCCTCTGGGCCAGAAGTTATGAGTCCACGACCTAGGTGTCGTTTCTCAAGACGTTGTTCAGCTGGCTGAGCCTTTTGGCTGGCGGCTGTTTGTTGAGAGCATAGTGCGGTCTTCCTGTGTTGTACCAGTCCAGATATCGGGCGAGGTCTTGGTTTCTGCTGTCGGATGAGCGGTAGGGTATGGCATAGGCCCATTCGCGCAGGAGTGTCTGGATGAAGCGCTCGGCCTTGCCGTTGGTTCTGGGCGTATAGGGCCGGGTTCGGATGTGGCGGATGTTCAGCCAGCGCAGGGCCTTGGCGAAGAGCTTTGAGACATAGGCTGATCCATTGTCGGTCATGACGCGCTCGACGGTGATGCCGCGCGCCTTGAACCAGCGCAGAGCCCGCACCAGGAAGGCTGTCGTGGTGGCGCGCTTCTGGTCGGGCAGAACCTCGACATAGGCCAGACGTGTGGCATCGTCGATGGCCACATGGACGCAGTCCCAGCCGGCGCCGGGATTGCGGTTGCCCTTGCGCCCGCCGGTTACACGGTGGCCGGGTTTGTTGAAGCGGCCCAGGGACTTGATATCCAGATGGATGAGCTCGCCAGGGCGTTCGCGCTGATAGCGGATGACGGGCGGTCTGGGCTCCAGGGCCGACAGGCGGCCCAACCCCATGCGCTTGAGCCAGCGGGCCACAGTCGAGCGGGCCAGTCCCAGCCGTTCGGCGATCTCGGCAGCCGTCATACGGTAGTCCCGGCGTAACCGGGCAGCGCTATCGCGCCACCACGCACCGATCCGTCGGGATGGCCGGTGCGGCGCGCTCGATGCCGTGTCCAGCGCCGCGTGTCCGCCACTGCGATGGCGCGCCAGCCACTTGTAGACGGTGCGAAGCGAGACCCCGAAAGCCGCCGCGATGACCGCAACCGGCTCACCGGCTGCATGACGCTCGACAATCAGGGCTCGCGAATACGGCGTGGTTCTGGCATTCCTATGGCTGTTCATCCGGGCTCTCCTTGATCGCTGTTTGCTTCGCATCAACCAGTCTCAAGGCTTCAGCCCGGGTGAACAACCTTATGAGAACTCACACCTAGGATCAAATCCGGTCTTTCGAGACCCATCCGTTTTTGTCTGATGGGGTGGACGGCCCCGACCAACGGCATCGCGATGTGCCATGCTGGAGCTGTTGGAACCAGCACAAGGGAAGGAACCGTCCACCATGAATGTTACAACAATCGGCATTGATCTGGCCAAGTCTGTCTTTCAGCTTCACGGCGTTGATGAAGCGGGAGAAGTGGTTTTCCGCAAGAAGCTCCGCCGCGGGGGTGTTCTGGATTTTCTGCGGGATTTACCGCCGTGTCTCATCGGGCTGGAAGCGTGTGCCACGGCGCACTTCTGGGCGCGCGAGATCGTCGCGCTGGGCCATGAGGTGCGGCTTATCCCTCCGGCTTACGTAAAGCCTTACGTGAAGCGTCAGAAGAATGATGCCGCAGACGCCGAA
It includes:
- a CDS encoding IS481 family transposase, with product MNSHRNARTTPYSRALIVERHAAGEPVAVIAAAFGVSLRTVYKWLARHRSGGHAALDTASSAPHRPSRRIGAWWRDSAARLRRDYRMTAAEIAERLGLARSTVARWLKRMGLGRLSALEPRPPVIRYQRERPGELIHLDIKSLGRFNKPGHRVTGGRKGNRNPGAGWDCVHVAIDDATRLAYVEVLPDQKRATTTAFLVRALRWFKARGITVERVMTDNGSAYVSKLFAKALRWLNIRHIRTRPYTPRTNGKAERFIQTLLREWAYAIPYRSSDSRNQDLARYLDWYNTGRPHYALNKQPPAKRLSQLNNVLRNDT
- a CDS encoding transposase, translating into MTRARHVVADRGYDARALVEGIEAIGATAHIPTQRRRKVQRSVSKPIYRQRNLVERFFCKLKHFRRCATRFDKLARNFLAAVALASTRLWARSYESTT